The region GATGGCTCCTTCAAAATGACCCTGGGGGAATTTATCCGGATCGACGCCAAGCGCTATCCGGTGCTGCGGCTCATCCTCCGGGGAGATCATCGTCTCATCGAGGGGGATCCCGACATAGAGCGGCTGGCCGATTCCCTGCAGATCTCCGCCTTTCTGGAGCCCGATTCGGTAACGCTGGATATCCCTTTTATCCGATAAGCGTTTCCCGAGAAGATGGGGCGTGCCATCGAGGAGCCGAAAATCGATGCCCCGGCAAACCCTTTCAAGGGAATATCTCCACACTCCGGTAGAATTTTATCTATGAAAAGAAAAGTATTGATTCTCCTGGGCTCCGGCCTCTTTTGGATGCAGGGGTGTACCAGTATCGTCACCGCACCCATCGATGTGGCCAGCTCTGTCGTTGGGGCGGGCTTTCATATGGTCGGAGCGGCCGGCGGAGCCGTCGTCGATACCGTCAGCGGCGGCAAAGACGAGGAGTAACAAAGGCTATATGAACCTGGTGAGGCGACTTTAGTCGTACAATAAACAGCCCTTGAATTGAAAAAGTGTTTTTCAGCGACTGAAGTCGCTGCCCCTCGATACGGTAGTTTTTCCGGGAAAGAGTCCCCTATTTCACCGAAGCCAGTTTTCGCCGCATATAGGCGATCTTCTCCTGCAGCGGCAGATTCTTCGGACAGTGGTCTTCACAGGAGAGAAGGCTCATACAGCCGAAGATCCCCGCATCATCCCCCACCAGTTCATAGAAGTCTGCATCATTGCGCTCGTCGTGGGGGTCGGCCTCGAAGCGGGCGATCCGATTGAGCCCCACCGCGCCTACGAAATCCGGCCGCATCAGCGCCGTGGCGCAAGCGGCCACGCAGATCCCGCACTCGATACAGCGGTCCAATTCGAAGGTGGCATCGGCGCGATCGGGCTCCACCGGAGCTTCGATGCGACTGTAGTTTCGCTCCTCCTGCTTATGGACCCAGCTCTCCACCCGGCGGCTCATCCGATCCATCCATTGCCCGGTGATCACCGAGAGATCTTTGATGAGCTCGAAAGCCGGCATCGGCATCAGGCGGATCTTCCCCTCCGGGTAGTCGGCGGTGCGGGTCCGGCAGGCGAGCAGTGGTTTGCCATTGACCATCATCCCGCAACTGCCGCAGATGCCCGCCCGGCAGACAAAGTCGAAAGCCAGGTCCGGGTCCAGATCCTCCCGGATCATATTCAGGGCCACGAAAAGGGTCATCCCGGGGGTTTCCCGGATCTTGTAGGTAGCCAGATGAGGCTTGGACTCGGGATCGGTGGGGTTGTATTTCAATATTTCAAAGGTCAGCTCCCGCCCCTCGCTCTGATCGCTCGTTATGATCTTGGTCTTAGGCATATCCCACCCCCAGGCGTTCGTTTTTGGCTTTGTAATCTTCCGGCAGCTCGAAGGGCATCAGCGCCTCCTGAATTTCGAAGCGATCTTTCCCTTCGGCCTCCAGTCTCTTGCGGATGGCTTCCACCTCCTCCTGACGCTTGGCCGAGAGGGGATTTTCGATGATCTGCCCCTTGCGCCCGTAGCCCCGGAAGGCGGGGGGCATCTCCATTTTCATAATCTCCAGAGCTTCATAGTCCACCTCGGGAAGGGTCGCTTCGGGATCCCTCCAGCGCACCAGGGTCCGTTTGAGCCAATGGAGATCGTCACGCTTGGTGTAATCCTCCCGGTAGTGGGCCCCGCGGCTCTCCGTGCGCAGCAGCGCTCCGTAGGCGACGCTGATGGCGATCTTGAGCATCCTGGGGACCCGGTAAGCCTGTTCCAGCTCGGGATTGGCTTTGGGGCATTTGTAACGCACCGATACCTTTTGACTTATTTTGAGCAGCTCCTGCAGCTCATCCACCGCCTCTTGGAGCGTATCGCCACTGCGGAAGATCCCCACTTTTTCATCCATAATGACCTGCATTCTTCTTTTGATATCGAAGATGCTCATCCCGTTCCGCTCCGGGCGTGCCAGGATCGAACGCATCTGCGCCTCTTCCCGCTCCATAGACTCTCGGACCAGCCGGGTATTGATCCGCAGCTCTTCTCGGCGGCAATAGTCGGCCATATAGCTGCCGACGATCATTCCCGAGACCACCGTCTCCGCCACGGAATTGCCCCCCAGGCGGTTGAAGCCGTGCAGATCCCAGCAGGCCGCTTCCCCGCAGGAGAAGAGCCCGGCGATATCGGGGCTCTCTCCGGTGGGTTTAGTGTGGATGCCCCCCATACTGTAGTGTTGGGCCGGGCGCACCGGCAGCCACCCCTTGGGGCCGGGGTCGGCGGGGTCGATGCCGTTGAAGGTCATCGCGATCTCCCGGACATCCCGGAGGTTCTTTTCGATATGCTCCCGCCCCAGGATGGAGATATCCAGCCAGAGATGCTCCCCGAAAGGCGAAGAGACCCCCTTGCCCTTGCGGATATGCTCCATCATCCGCCGACTCACCACATCGCGGCTGGCCAGATCCTTCTTCTCCGGTTCGTAATCGGGCATAAAGCGGTGGCCATCCACATCCCGCAGCACCCCGCCGTCCCCCCGGCACCCTTCGGTGAGCAGAATGCCCGACGGGACGATGGGGGTGGGGTGAAACTGCACCGCCTCGGGGTTGCCCAGGGCCGCCAGACCCGTCTCCAGCACTGCCGCCTGGCCGGTCCCCTCACAGATGACCGCGTTGGTGGTGGTGCGGTAGATCCGCCCCCAGCCTCCGGTGGCGATGCAGGTCGCCTTGGCCACATAGGCTTCGATCTCCCCGCTGATAAGATCCCTCACGATCCCTCCGTAGCAGCGCCCCTCCTCCACGATCAGGCGCAGCAGTTCCTTGCGCTCGTGGATCTCCACCTCATCCCGGATCGCCCGGTTGGCCACCCCGTAGAGCATCGTATGCCCCGTCGCGTCGGCGGTATAGCAGGTGCGCCACTTCTTGGTCCCGCCGAAATCCCGGGCGTTGATCAGGCCGTGGGCCTCTTCCTTCTCCACGATCGTAGTGCGCTGGGCATTGATGACCACTTCCCTGGGGCCTTTGCGCACCCGGGTCCAGGGCACCCCCCACTCCGCCAGCTGACGGGTCGCCTTGGGGGCGGTGGTGACGAACATCCGCGCGACGACCTGATCGCAGCCCCAGTCGCTCCCTTTGACCGTATCGGCGAAGTGGACATCCTCGTTGTCCCCCTCGCCCATCACGGTATTGGCCAGGCTCGATTGCATTCCCCCCTGCGCGGCGGCGGAGTGGGAGCGTTTGACGGGGACCAGGGAGAGGACGATGGTATTGAGCCCCTTTTCCTGCGTCTGCACCGCCACCCGCAGCCCTGCCAATCCCCCCCCGATCACCAGGGCGTCACAGTAATGGATCTTCATAATACATCTCCCCTATTCTGCATCGCGGATGGGGTGTAACGCTCTCCGTAGCTTCCCCGATGCTCCCGGCCGATCTGCCAATAGGTCGCCAGCGCGGCATAGGCCATCAGGGAAAAGAAGAGGATCGCTCCCCACATCATCTTTTTGTTGCGTCGTCGCCCCGCTCTGGGCCGGGGGCCTACGGCGATGCCCCATTTGACGCTCAAGCGGTAGAGACCCACCATCGCGTGGATCACCACCGCAGCGATCAGCAGGGCATAAAGCACTCCGTAATGTTCACTGTATATCCGGTCCGCCGAAGCGTAGGGGCCGATCTTGTCGGGGATCGCCACCATCGTCCAGAGATGGGCCGAACCGAGGAAAAACATAGCGAAACCTGTCCCGGCCTGAAGCATCCACAGAATCGTATCGGTATGCCCCATATGGGCGGCGTGGGTCTTGAGCATCTTGTATTCGCGGTATTTGTAGGGGAATTTGCGCATCGCCAAACCTGCGTGGACGATGAAAACGAGAAAGATCAAGGCAGCGGCGATCGACACCAGTGCCGGTTCGGGTTTTTCCAGGAAGAGACTCCCCTCGAAGAGCTTCGTCTCTTTGTACATCGCCTCTTTGCCCAGGAGGATCGACGACGTGAAAAACATATGCCCGATGATGAAAAGCCCCAGGATCAATCCCGTGATACTCTGCCACCGGTCCAGCAGCGCCGGCATACGGCTTTTGGTCCCATCCGCCCTCTTACCCAGATACCCTTCGATCAGATCGCTCACCACGGATCCTTCTCGTCAATTTATCTTATGAAAAAGTCTATCCTTCCTTATCTTGCACAGGTCTTAAATATTACGTGAATTTTCACAAGAGATGCTCTTAAGTTATAATTCGCCAAATTTATCTCCGGAGAACCGATGTTACGCTTTGCACCTCCCCTTGACAGGGATCTCAATGTCAACGATCTGCGGATCGCCCTGATCAACTATATCGTCTCCCGACAGCGCAATGAGGGTTTCATCCTCCGCTTCGAGGATCTGGACAGAACCCGGAACATCGAAGGCAAAGAGCAGGAACACGAACGCCTCCTACAAAAGTTCGCCCTGCAGCCCGATCAAACGGTTTACCAGAGCGGCCACCCGGCCCGCTATCAGCGTCTGGCCCTTCAGTTGCTTGAATCGAAAAAGGCCTTTCTCTGTATCTGCCGCGAAGAGGATCTGCAACAGGAGCGCCGGGAAGCGGCCCGGCAAAACCTTCCCCATAGCTACAGAGGGCACTGCCTGGATCTTCCTCCCGAAGAGATCACCCGCATCAAAGAGGAACAAATCCCCTTCACGATCCGACTGCGCAAACCTGCCCGGCCCGTCACATTCACTGACCTTTTACTCGGAGAGCAGCAAAGCGAGCCCCACGAAGTCGACCACTTTCTCCTCCAGCGTGCTGACGGAACCCCCACGGAGGATTTCGCCACGGCCGTGGACGATCTGATGGAGGGGGTCACCCTGGTGATCCGCGATGAGGGGCATCTGACCCCCCATACCGCCCGGGAGATTTACCTGCGTGAAGCATTGGGAATGGAAAGTCAGATCGCCTACCTCCATCCGCCCACCCTTCGCGATGCGGAGGGCAAAAGGCTCTCCCCCCACGACCGGAGCGCAACCCTCTTCCATCTGCTCGAAGAGGGCTTCCTCCCTGACGCCATCATCAATTACCTCCTGACCCTGGGGATCGACGCTCCCGGGGAGATCTTCACCCTCCCCGAAGCGGTGGAGTGGTTCGATCCCAAACTCCTCATAGCGGAGCCGGCCCGCTTCGACATACAAGAGCTTCGGCGCATCAACCGTGAGCATCTGCAGCGAATGGACGACCTGGCCCTCTCCCGCATCTTCCGCTTCGCCGACCGGGACATCGGGCGTCTGGCGAAGCTCTACCTGGATGAGTGTGCCACCGTCAAGGAGCTGGATGAACGCATCAGTGCGATCTTTTCCCCAAAAAGATGCGATGGACCCCAGGGAGAAAGGATGCGGAAGCTCTCGGAGCTGATCCGGCGTGCTCCCATGATCGAAAGCTACGAAGATTTCGAAGCCTACCTGACGGCCCAGAGCGCTCTGGAGGGGGAAGAGCTTCGCACACCCCTGCGCCTGCTCATCACCGGTTCGCCAAAGGGCCCGAAACTGGATAAAATCTATGAAACTATAAATCCCTACATCACGGAGGTCGCGAAATGTCAGCCCTGATCTATGCTCTGGTACAGGTAATCCACACTGTCATCAATCTCTATATTTGGATGATCATCATCGCCGCGGTGCTGAGCTTCGTCCAGCCCAATCCCGCC is a window of Nitratifractor salsuginis DSM 16511 DNA encoding:
- a CDS encoding fumarate reductase iron-sulfur subunit; the encoded protein is MPKTKIITSDQSEGRELTFEILKYNPTDPESKPHLATYKIRETPGMTLFVALNMIREDLDPDLAFDFVCRAGICGSCGMMVNGKPLLACRTRTADYPEGKIRLMPMPAFELIKDLSVITGQWMDRMSRRVESWVHKQEERNYSRIEAPVEPDRADATFELDRCIECGICVAACATALMRPDFVGAVGLNRIARFEADPHDERNDADFYELVGDDAGIFGCMSLLSCEDHCPKNLPLQEKIAYMRRKLASVK
- a CDS encoding fumarate reductase flavoprotein subunit, coding for MKIHYCDALVIGGGLAGLRVAVQTQEKGLNTIVLSLVPVKRSHSAAAQGGMQSSLANTVMGEGDNEDVHFADTVKGSDWGCDQVVARMFVTTAPKATRQLAEWGVPWTRVRKGPREVVINAQRTTIVEKEEAHGLINARDFGGTKKWRTCYTADATGHTMLYGVANRAIRDEVEIHERKELLRLIVEEGRCYGGIVRDLISGEIEAYVAKATCIATGGWGRIYRTTTNAVICEGTGQAAVLETGLAALGNPEAVQFHPTPIVPSGILLTEGCRGDGGVLRDVDGHRFMPDYEPEKKDLASRDVVSRRMMEHIRKGKGVSSPFGEHLWLDISILGREHIEKNLRDVREIAMTFNGIDPADPGPKGWLPVRPAQHYSMGGIHTKPTGESPDIAGLFSCGEAACWDLHGFNRLGGNSVAETVVSGMIVGSYMADYCRREELRINTRLVRESMEREEAQMRSILARPERNGMSIFDIKRRMQVIMDEKVGIFRSGDTLQEAVDELQELLKISQKVSVRYKCPKANPELEQAYRVPRMLKIAISVAYGALLRTESRGAHYREDYTKRDDLHWLKRTLVRWRDPEATLPEVDYEALEIMKMEMPPAFRGYGRKGQIIENPLSAKRQEEVEAIRKRLEAEGKDRFEIQEALMPFELPEDYKAKNERLGVGYA
- a CDS encoding fumarate reductase cytochrome b subunit, which translates into the protein MSDLIEGYLGKRADGTKSRMPALLDRWQSITGLILGLFIIGHMFFTSSILLGKEAMYKETKLFEGSLFLEKPEPALVSIAAALIFLVFIVHAGLAMRKFPYKYREYKMLKTHAAHMGHTDTILWMLQAGTGFAMFFLGSAHLWTMVAIPDKIGPYASADRIYSEHYGVLYALLIAAVVIHAMVGLYRLSVKWGIAVGPRPRAGRRRNKKMMWGAILFFSLMAYAALATYWQIGREHRGSYGERYTPSAMQNRGDVL
- a CDS encoding glutamate--tRNA ligase: MLRFAPPLDRDLNVNDLRIALINYIVSRQRNEGFILRFEDLDRTRNIEGKEQEHERLLQKFALQPDQTVYQSGHPARYQRLALQLLESKKAFLCICREEDLQQERREAARQNLPHSYRGHCLDLPPEEITRIKEEQIPFTIRLRKPARPVTFTDLLLGEQQSEPHEVDHFLLQRADGTPTEDFATAVDDLMEGVTLVIRDEGHLTPHTAREIYLREALGMESQIAYLHPPTLRDAEGKRLSPHDRSATLFHLLEEGFLPDAIINYLLTLGIDAPGEIFTLPEAVEWFDPKLLIAEPARFDIQELRRINREHLQRMDDLALSRIFRFADRDIGRLAKLYLDECATVKELDERISAIFSPKRCDGPQGERMRKLSELIRRAPMIESYEDFEAYLTAQSALEGEELRTPLRLLITGSPKGPKLDKIYETINPYITEVAKCQP